In Archangium violaceum, the following are encoded in one genomic region:
- a CDS encoding outer membrane lipoprotein-sorting protein, whose protein sequence is MKPRALVSSCVLALALLQPALAGAADKVANVEKAATAEKATSKASPAELLRIIDKRMGFASDYKGIVRMREIRKDGVEKAFEMNVYRRDSAQDLLFLITQPRNMAGGGYLRIGKNLWEYNVAVGQWERTTRRANIIGTIACEGDFDRSRLSEDYEAKDEGEETINGTAYRKLMLTAKPEAEVNFPMLRLWVDPDHNIVKRVGYAPSGKTLRTDIIRSYQRLKDPVSGQTVYHYKEVLELEEEEGTQMVVKYEQVELAPLSPNIFTKSWLEGRIR, encoded by the coding sequence ATGAAGCCACGTGCCCTGGTGTCCTCGTGTGTCCTGGCACTCGCCCTGCTGCAGCCGGCCCTGGCGGGCGCGGCCGACAAGGTCGCCAACGTCGAGAAGGCCGCCACGGCCGAGAAGGCCACCAGCAAGGCCTCCCCGGCGGAGCTCCTGCGCATCATCGATAAGCGGATGGGCTTCGCCAGTGACTACAAGGGCATCGTGCGCATGCGGGAGATCCGCAAGGACGGTGTCGAGAAGGCGTTCGAGATGAACGTCTACCGCCGCGACTCGGCGCAGGACCTGCTCTTCCTCATCACCCAGCCCCGGAACATGGCCGGCGGTGGCTACCTGCGCATCGGCAAGAACCTGTGGGAGTACAACGTCGCCGTGGGCCAGTGGGAGCGCACCACCCGGCGCGCCAACATCATCGGCACCATCGCCTGCGAGGGCGACTTCGACCGCTCCCGCCTCTCCGAGGACTACGAGGCCAAGGACGAGGGCGAGGAGACCATCAACGGCACCGCCTACCGCAAGCTGATGCTGACCGCGAAGCCCGAGGCCGAGGTCAACTTCCCCATGCTCCGGCTCTGGGTGGACCCCGACCACAACATCGTCAAGCGCGTGGGGTACGCGCCCTCGGGCAAGACGCTGCGCACCGACATCATCCGCAGCTACCAGCGGCTCAAGGACCCCGTGAGCGGCCAGACCGTCTACCACTACAAGGAGGTCCTTGAGCTGGAGGAGGAGGAGGGCACCCAGATGGTGGTGAAGTACGAGCAGGTGGAGCTGGCTCCGCTCAGCCCCAACATCTTCACCAAGTCCTGGCTCGAGGGCCGCATCCGCTAG